A single genomic interval of Argopecten irradians isolate NY chromosome 8, Ai_NY, whole genome shotgun sequence harbors:
- the LOC138329855 gene encoding integumentary mucin A.1-like, whose amino-acid sequence MAASETTTENETTTTTASETTTKATTTNVGQTSTGEITTEEITTTVDGADTSTIETTTLETTVSESTTNPHSTTTLVESSSSFATDSTTGVSTTAQSVINVTDMMCQCMCVNTFINMTQEQLQETLEELKKELTVPKTELSSYKRKFISAPDSRQSAASIGYVGVLVIAFVFGSIITYDSISVYHFFQKKNNSVTKFSWVFKNRGRSGPVRS is encoded by the coding sequence ATGGCGGCAAGTGAGACAACAACAGAAAATGAGacgacaacaacaacagcaagtGAGACAACAACAAAAGCAACAACAACCAATGTAGGACAAACAAGTACAGGTGAAATAACAACAGAAGAAATTACAACTACAGTAGATGGTGCTGACACATCTACAATAGAAACAACAACTTTAGAAACAACAGTTTCAGAATCAACAACAAATCCACACTCAACAACGACATTAGTGGAATCATCATCGTCATTTGCAACAGACTCAACAACCGGTGTATCAACGACGGCTCAAAGCGTCATTAATGTGACGGATATGATGTGTCAGTGTATGtgtgtaaatacatttattaataTGACGCAAGAGCAGTTGCAGGAGACACTTGAAGAGCTGAAAAAGGAGCTCACGGTTCCTAAAACGGAACTGTCATCATACAAGCGGAAGTTCATCAGTGCGCCGGACAGCCGACAGTCCGCAGCTAGTATCGGGTATGTTGGGGTATTAGTTATAGCCTTTGTATTTGGTTCAATAATAACATACGATAGTATATCTGTTTATCACTTCtttcaaaagaaaaacaatagTGTGACAAAGTTTAGTTGGGTTTTTAAGAATCGAGGGAGAAGTGGTCCAGTGAGATCATGA